In Syntrophotaleaceae bacterium, a genomic segment contains:
- a CDS encoding phosphatidate cytidylyltransferase has translation MIQRRLPIKQRIITALVLLPLLLLFIYYAGPAWFCGFVTLVAATALYEFYGMSLAGERKVEKSLAVLFGALLVPAASFGPAPALQGMLAFGVLFFGLIFLWRFLALTEVLCQLALVFFGFCYISLLLAHLVMLHGLPFGREWVFLVLLIVMASDSAAYFSGIALGRHKLYPAISPNKSIEGAIGGLLGGLVGAFVARWWFFSSLGLLDCLLLGLILGCVGQTGDLFESMIKRAFQVKDSGTIVPGHGGILDRLDSLLFTFPLAYYYGLLRF, from the coding sequence GTGATTCAAAGGAGGCTCCCCATTAAACAGCGCATCATCACAGCCCTTGTACTGCTGCCTCTGCTGTTGCTTTTTATCTATTACGCCGGCCCAGCATGGTTCTGCGGATTCGTGACCCTGGTCGCCGCCACCGCACTGTACGAATTCTACGGGATGAGTCTGGCCGGTGAACGCAAGGTCGAAAAAAGCCTCGCCGTACTGTTCGGCGCCCTTCTCGTTCCCGCCGCATCCTTTGGGCCTGCGCCAGCCCTGCAGGGGATGCTGGCTTTTGGGGTACTCTTTTTCGGCCTGATCTTTTTGTGGCGTTTTCTCGCTTTGACCGAGGTGCTGTGCCAGCTGGCCCTGGTTTTTTTCGGCTTCTGCTACATTTCCCTGCTGCTGGCCCATCTGGTGATGCTGCATGGACTGCCCTTCGGGCGGGAGTGGGTGTTTCTGGTTCTGCTCATCGTCATGGCCAGTGATTCGGCCGCCTATTTTTCCGGTATCGCCCTGGGGCGCCACAAGCTCTACCCTGCCATCAGTCCCAATAAAAGTATTGAAGGAGCGATCGGCGGTCTGCTGGGAGGGCTCGTGGGTGCCTTTGTGGCCCGCTGGTGGTTTTTTTCCTCCCTCGGTCTGCTGGACTGTCTGCTGCTCGGTTTGATCCTGGGTTGCGTGGGCCAGACCGGCGATCTGTTCGAGTCGATGATCAAACGAGCCTTTCAGGTCAAAGATTCCGGCACCATCGTACCCGGCCATGGGGGAATCCTGGACAGACTGGACAGTCTGCTGTTCACTTTTCCTCTGGCCTACTACTATGGCCTGCTCAGGTTCTGA
- a CDS encoding 1-deoxy-D-xylulose-5-phosphate reductoisomerase, with protein sequence MKNLAVLGSTGSIGVSTLDIVAAHPDRYRIIALSAGNNLTRLEEQIRRFRPLVVSVLQPESAAKLRDALGPDGPDVYCGTEGLIACASHEQVDVLVSAVVGAAGLIPTMAAIEAGKDIALANKETLVVAGALVMEAVARRGVKLFPVDSEHSAIFQSLEGHSRAAVRRLILTASGGPFRNRSLDDLKHVTPADALAHPNWAMGRKITIDSATMMNKGLEVIEAHWLFDLPPERIAVHIHPQSIVHSMVEYIDGAVIAQLGIPDMRTPIAYALSYPERLPLGLPPLDLCALKTLTFEEPDREKFPCLTLAYRALNLGGTAPAVLNAANEIAVEAFLEDQIGFLDIAQVLLKVLERHNPRKLEHIDDALRADLWGREEARRVIREMNGGMHAE encoded by the coding sequence ATGAAGAATCTGGCAGTCTTGGGTTCAACAGGCTCGATCGGGGTCAGTACGCTGGACATCGTGGCGGCCCATCCTGATCGATATCGGATCATCGCCTTGTCGGCCGGCAACAATCTGACCCGGCTGGAGGAGCAGATCCGACGTTTCAGGCCCCTGGTGGTTTCGGTCCTGCAACCGGAATCGGCCGCAAAGTTGCGGGACGCTCTCGGTCCGGACGGTCCGGACGTTTACTGCGGGACCGAGGGTCTTATCGCCTGCGCCTCCCACGAGCAGGTGGACGTTTTGGTTTCGGCCGTGGTTGGAGCCGCGGGTCTGATTCCGACCATGGCCGCCATCGAGGCCGGCAAGGATATCGCCCTGGCCAACAAGGAAACCCTGGTGGTGGCCGGAGCTCTGGTGATGGAGGCGGTCGCCCGCCGGGGCGTCAAGCTTTTTCCTGTCGACAGCGAACACTCGGCCATCTTCCAGTCTCTCGAAGGGCATAGTCGGGCCGCTGTCCGGCGGCTTATCCTGACCGCTTCCGGCGGCCCTTTCCGCAACCGCTCTCTGGATGATCTGAAACACGTCACTCCGGCGGATGCCCTGGCGCACCCCAACTGGGCCATGGGCCGGAAAATCACCATCGATTCGGCCACCATGATGAACAAGGGGCTCGAAGTTATCGAAGCCCATTGGCTGTTCGATCTGCCGCCGGAACGTATCGCGGTCCACATCCATCCGCAGAGCATTGTGCATTCCATGGTAGAATACATCGACGGGGCGGTCATCGCCCAACTCGGAATTCCGGATATGCGGACGCCCATCGCCTATGCCCTGTCCTATCCGGAGCGGCTGCCTCTCGGTTTGCCCCCGCTCGATCTCTGTGCCCTGAAAACCTTGACCTTTGAAGAGCCCGACCGGGAGAAGTTTCCATGCCTGACGCTGGCATATCGGGCCCTGAACCTCGGCGGAACCGCTCCGGCAGTCCTGAATGCCGCCAACGAAATCGCAGTCGAGGCATTTTTGGAAGATCAGATCGGCTTTCTCGATATTGCGCAAGTTCTCCTCAAGGTTCTTGAACGGCACAACCCGCGGAAACTGGAACATATCGATGACGCCTTGCGCGCCGATTTATGGGGACGGGAGGAGGCCCGACGGGTCATCAGGGAAATGAACGGAGGAATGCATGCTGAGTAG
- a CDS encoding isoprenyl transferase produces the protein MHLPQHLAIIMDGNGRWAEQRSLPRIFGHRQGVDTVKVVVEECRSLDIPYLTLFAFSSENWGRPAEEVHALMELLGQFLEQELDNLLQQDIRLNVIGDLSQLPCQVRQVLERTVARTAGNRQMVLTLALSYGSRNEIVRTARLLAEQVAAGDLSAGQIDEEKFSRLLYTGDLPDPDFLVRTSGEMRISNFLLWQLAYAELYFTDVLWPDFDVGELRKALKDFSSRQRRFGLTAQQILPENGDSKEAPH, from the coding sequence ATGCATCTACCCCAACATCTGGCAATCATCATGGACGGCAACGGCCGCTGGGCGGAACAGAGGAGCCTGCCGAGGATCTTCGGGCACCGCCAGGGGGTGGATACGGTCAAGGTCGTGGTCGAGGAGTGCCGCTCCCTGGACATTCCCTATCTGACGCTCTTCGCCTTCAGTTCCGAAAACTGGGGGCGGCCCGCAGAGGAAGTCCATGCCCTGATGGAACTGCTGGGCCAATTCCTCGAACAGGAGCTGGATAACCTGCTGCAGCAGGATATCCGGCTCAACGTCATCGGTGATCTGTCCCAACTCCCCTGTCAAGTACGGCAGGTTCTGGAACGGACGGTGGCCAGGACCGCCGGAAACCGGCAAATGGTCCTTACCCTTGCTCTCTCCTACGGTTCCCGTAATGAGATAGTGCGCACCGCACGGCTTCTGGCCGAACAGGTTGCAGCAGGAGATCTGTCCGCCGGTCAGATCGACGAAGAGAAATTTTCGCGGCTGCTTTACACGGGCGATCTCCCCGATCCAGACTTTCTCGTCCGGACCAGCGGCGAAATGCGCATCAGCAACTTTCTGCTCTGGCAACTGGCCTACGCGGAACTTTATTTCACCGACGTTCTTTGGCCGGACTTCGACGTCGGGGAACTGCGCAAGGCACTCAAGGATTTTTCCTCCCGCCAGCGCCGCTTCGGCCTGACCGCACAGCAGATTCTGCCGGAAAACGGTGATTCAAAGGAGGCTCCCCATTAA
- the rseP gene encoding RIP metalloprotease RseP, with translation MLSSLVSGTLMVVAGILMLGVLVFVHELGHFVVAKLAGVKVLKFSLGFGPRLISRKWGETEYMICAVPLGGYVQMFGESSREEDDEPVSEEDRGRSFSEKPPSRRLAIIAAGPFMNLLLPFLVLPLAYMIGVSMPAYFDQPACVGFVVPASPAAEAGLSTGDCIAAIGQRPVESWGEANKALLEQAGKAPSMTVRRREEQLQTVVPAAETAAEGLESLGLLPRQAAVIGMVVDGMPAQKAGLQAGDRIVAVGEEPIGSWYDLKGAIQRGGEEPQVFQVERDGRVLKKVISPLPGGDNGYLIGIQHQVETVFKSFALWDAVKIGADQAVEWVELTMVFIKKLIFGHVSAKNIGGPITVVQWAGQAAQNDFSSLLSMLAFLSIQLGILNLFPIPILDGGHLLFNLFELVFRRPLSPRVREIAQQVGLVLILLLMALAFYNDILRVFNWGQ, from the coding sequence ATGCTGAGTAGTTTGGTTTCGGGAACCCTGATGGTGGTCGCGGGCATTCTGATGCTCGGTGTTCTGGTTTTCGTGCATGAGCTGGGTCATTTCGTGGTGGCAAAACTGGCCGGTGTGAAGGTGCTGAAGTTTTCGCTCGGTTTCGGACCCCGCCTGATTTCCCGCAAGTGGGGGGAGACGGAATACATGATCTGCGCCGTGCCTCTCGGCGGATATGTGCAGATGTTCGGTGAATCCTCCCGGGAGGAAGATGACGAACCGGTCAGTGAGGAGGACAGGGGGCGCTCATTCTCCGAGAAGCCGCCTTCCCGGCGTCTGGCCATCATTGCGGCCGGCCCTTTCATGAATCTGCTTCTGCCGTTTCTGGTGCTGCCGCTGGCCTACATGATCGGCGTCAGCATGCCGGCCTACTTTGATCAGCCCGCCTGTGTCGGTTTTGTTGTGCCTGCCTCTCCTGCTGCTGAGGCAGGCCTCAGCACGGGAGACTGTATTGCCGCTATCGGGCAGCGGCCGGTGGAATCCTGGGGCGAGGCCAACAAGGCGCTGCTGGAGCAGGCCGGAAAAGCACCCAGCATGACGGTGCGACGCCGAGAAGAGCAGCTGCAGACCGTGGTCCCGGCTGCAGAAACCGCTGCCGAGGGCCTGGAGTCCCTCGGTCTGCTGCCCAGGCAGGCAGCAGTCATCGGCATGGTCGTTGATGGCATGCCGGCGCAAAAAGCCGGTCTCCAGGCCGGCGACCGGATTGTTGCCGTGGGCGAGGAGCCCATCGGGTCCTGGTACGATCTCAAAGGGGCGATCCAGAGAGGCGGGGAGGAGCCGCAGGTTTTTCAGGTGGAAAGGGACGGACGTGTCCTGAAGAAGGTTATCAGTCCGCTGCCGGGCGGCGACAACGGATATCTGATCGGCATTCAACATCAGGTTGAAACGGTTTTCAAGAGTTTCGCTTTGTGGGATGCGGTGAAAATCGGAGCGGACCAGGCCGTTGAATGGGTCGAGCTGACCATGGTGTTCATCAAGAAGCTGATCTTCGGTCACGTCTCCGCAAAGAATATCGGCGGTCCGATTACCGTGGTGCAATGGGCTGGGCAGGCTGCCCAGAATGACTTTTCCAGCCTCCTCTCCATGTTGGCTTTCCTCAGCATCCAGCTGGGCATTCTCAATCTGTTCCCCATCCCCATCCTTGATGGCGGGCACCTGCTGTTCAATCTTTTCGAACTCGTTTTTCGACGCCCCCTCTCTCCCCGGGTGCGGGAGATTGCCCAGCAGGTGGGTCTGGTGCTGATTCTTCTGCTGATGGCCCTCGCTTTTTACAACGATATCCTGCGGGTTTTCAACTGGGGCCAATGA
- the pyrH gene encoding UMP kinase produces MTADKPRYRRILLKLSGEALAGDKGYGIDPEVLAFLAGEIQEVLDMGVQVAVVIGGGNIFRGMAAASKGMDRAGADYMGMLATVMNSLALQDALEQIGIVTRVQTAIEMREVAEPYIRRRAIRHLEKGRVVILGGGTGNPYFTTDTAASLRAMEIGAEVILKATKVDGVYSADPCKVKDAVKFPRLTYLDVLKKGLKVMDATATSLCMDNDLPIVVFELARRGNIRKVILGEEIGTIVKGD; encoded by the coding sequence ATGACAGCAGACAAGCCGAGATACCGCAGGATCCTGCTCAAGCTCAGCGGCGAGGCGCTGGCCGGTGACAAGGGGTATGGAATCGACCCTGAAGTCCTGGCCTTTCTTGCCGGGGAAATCCAGGAAGTGCTGGACATGGGCGTCCAGGTCGCCGTCGTTATCGGAGGGGGCAACATTTTCCGTGGGATGGCAGCCGCGTCCAAGGGTATGGATCGGGCCGGGGCCGACTATATGGGCATGCTGGCCACGGTGATGAACAGCCTGGCTCTGCAGGATGCCCTCGAGCAGATCGGCATTGTGACCCGGGTGCAGACCGCGATCGAAATGCGCGAAGTGGCCGAGCCCTACATTCGCCGCAGGGCCATCCGGCACCTGGAAAAGGGTCGGGTGGTTATCCTGGGTGGTGGGACCGGAAATCCTTACTTCACCACCGACACGGCTGCCAGCCTGCGAGCCATGGAGATCGGTGCCGAGGTCATTCTCAAGGCCACCAAGGTGGACGGCGTCTACAGTGCCGATCCCTGCAAGGTGAAGGACGCCGTAAAATTCCCTCGCCTGACCTATCTCGACGTACTGAAAAAAGGTCTCAAGGTGATGGATGCCACGGCCACTTCCCTCTGCATGGATAATGATCTGCCCATCGTGGTTTTTGAACTGGCCCGGCGGGGAAACATCAGGAAGGTCATCCTCGGTGAAGAGATCGGGACCATTGTCAAAGGAGACTGA
- a CDS encoding YdcH family protein, with translation MEEHDLVQIQRLCDQNAHFRRLFEEHLILEKQLHALDQRPYLTPEEEFERKKMQKLKLAGKDEMQRICRSIRE, from the coding sequence ATGGAAGAACATGATCTGGTTCAGATTCAGCGGCTTTGCGACCAAAATGCGCATTTCCGCAGGCTCTTCGAGGAACATTTGATTCTGGAGAAGCAGCTGCACGCACTGGATCAAAGACCTTATCTGACCCCGGAAGAAGAGTTTGAACGGAAAAAGATGCAAAAACTGAAATTGGCCGGCAAGGACGAAATGCAGCGGATCTGCAGATCAATCAGGGAATAG
- the tsaB gene encoding tRNA (adenosine(37)-N6)-threonylcarbamoyltransferase complex dimerization subunit type 1 TsaB, translating to MSECLLSIDTSTPAGSIAVSRGDQLLGELLVNSPATHTDRLLLSMERLLQDVAIDLGEIDAFAVAVGPGSFTGLRVGVATAKGLALATGKPVIGVSSLQSLAAQIPFCRYPVCAMMDARKKEVYGGLYRWEGGLPALQGREVVLPPEKMLEQLDGEVLFVGNGSAVYRTMIVRRLGQRAHFAPWCLDLPRASTLSTLALSAYRNGRTLSALELLPTYIRPSEAELTLTRA from the coding sequence ATGAGCGAATGTCTGTTGAGCATCGACACCTCGACTCCGGCAGGCAGCATCGCGGTCAGTCGGGGTGATCAGCTGCTCGGAGAGCTGCTGGTCAATTCCCCGGCAACCCATACCGACCGTCTGTTGTTGAGCATGGAGCGCCTGCTGCAGGATGTTGCCATCGATCTGGGGGAGATTGATGCTTTTGCCGTCGCCGTGGGTCCGGGTTCCTTTACCGGCCTGCGGGTTGGCGTGGCAACAGCAAAGGGGTTGGCGCTGGCCACGGGGAAACCTGTGATCGGCGTTTCTTCCCTGCAGTCTCTCGCCGCTCAGATCCCCTTTTGCCGCTACCCCGTTTGTGCCATGATGGATGCCCGGAAAAAGGAAGTGTATGGGGGCCTTTACCGCTGGGAAGGGGGGCTTCCTGCCCTCCAGGGAAGGGAAGTGGTTCTGCCTCCGGAGAAGATGCTCGAACAACTGGACGGTGAGGTTCTTTTCGTCGGGAATGGGTCCGCCGTTTATCGCACGATGATCGTCAGACGCCTCGGGCAGCGTGCCCATTTCGCTCCCTGGTGCCTGGATCTGCCCCGGGCATCCACCCTGTCCACACTCGCCCTGAGCGCATATCGCAACGGCCGGACCCTTTCGGCACTGGAACTCCTGCCAACCTACATACGTCCTTCGGAAGCGGAACTGACGCTAACCCGCGCCTAA
- the ilvD gene encoding dihydroxy-acid dehydratase — protein sequence MTTKKRSDAITLGFERAPHRALLMGTGIPRSEMRKPLIGIATSFTDLIPGHIGMRDLERFIEKGVHTGGGYSFLFGIPGVCDGIAMGHKGMHYSLATRELIADMVESIAEAHRLDGLVLLTNCDKITPGMLMAAARLDIPSIVVTAGPMLTGTGQKGRRYSFVTDTFEAMARYKAGAIDERELQACEDKACPGVGSCQGLFTANTMAILTETLGMSLVGCGTALAVSSLKRRIAFASGERIVGLVRDNITPRQILTREAFENAIRVDLALGGSSNTVLHLLSIAREAEVDLPLETFDLLSRETPQLSSMNPGGKYFMEDLDAAGGVPGVLYQLRDSILDNPTLSGASVKEIIASVSRIDEEVIHPISDPVRPEGGIAILAGNLAPDGAVVKQSGVSEAMMVFEGRARCFDSEEQAMEALMGGQVVAGDVVVIRYEGPKGGPGMREMLAPTATLMGLGLGDSVALITDGRFSGGTRGPCIGHVSPEAAVGGPIALVEDGDRIRLDIPRRRLELLVEDSVLEKRRENWCRPEPKIKKGWLARYAAVVTSANTGAVCRAE from the coding sequence ATGACCACCAAGAAAAGAAGTGACGCAATTACCCTGGGCTTTGAGCGCGCTCCTCACCGGGCCCTCCTGATGGGCACGGGTATTCCCCGCTCGGAAATGCGAAAACCCCTGATCGGGATCGCCACCTCCTTCACCGATCTGATCCCGGGCCACATCGGCATGAGGGATCTGGAACGTTTCATCGAGAAGGGGGTGCATACCGGAGGCGGCTATTCCTTTCTGTTCGGCATCCCCGGGGTGTGCGACGGCATCGCCATGGGGCACAAGGGGATGCACTATTCACTGGCGACCCGGGAACTGATCGCCGACATGGTGGAATCGATCGCCGAAGCGCATCGCCTCGACGGGTTGGTGCTGCTGACGAACTGCGACAAGATCACCCCGGGGATGCTGATGGCCGCTGCCCGGCTGGATATTCCAAGCATTGTGGTTACGGCCGGGCCGATGCTGACCGGAACCGGACAAAAGGGGCGGCGCTACTCCTTTGTTACCGACACTTTCGAGGCCATGGCGCGCTACAAGGCCGGCGCCATCGATGAGCGCGAACTGCAGGCCTGTGAAGACAAGGCCTGCCCCGGGGTCGGCTCCTGCCAGGGGCTTTTCACCGCCAACACCATGGCCATTCTCACCGAGACGCTCGGCATGAGTCTGGTCGGCTGCGGTACGGCCCTGGCGGTTAGTTCCCTCAAGCGGCGCATCGCCTTCGCCTCAGGAGAAAGAATCGTTGGTCTGGTCCGGGACAATATAACCCCCCGGCAGATTCTGACTCGGGAGGCGTTCGAAAACGCCATCCGGGTCGATCTGGCCCTGGGTGGATCCAGCAACACCGTGCTGCACCTGCTGTCCATAGCACGCGAGGCTGAAGTCGACCTGCCTCTGGAGACCTTCGATCTTTTGAGCCGGGAAACCCCGCAGCTCTCGTCCATGAATCCGGGGGGCAAGTATTTCATGGAGGACCTCGACGCCGCCGGAGGTGTTCCGGGCGTACTGTATCAGCTGCGTGATTCCATACTCGACAACCCGACTCTGAGCGGAGCTTCAGTCAAAGAGATCATCGCCAGCGTCTCCCGGATCGATGAGGAAGTCATTCATCCGATCTCCGATCCCGTCAGGCCCGAGGGCGGCATCGCAATCCTGGCTGGAAATCTGGCGCCTGATGGAGCGGTGGTCAAGCAGTCCGGGGTGTCGGAAGCCATGATGGTCTTCGAAGGCCGGGCCCGTTGTTTCGATTCGGAGGAACAGGCCATGGAGGCCCTCATGGGTGGCCAGGTCGTTGCCGGGGACGTGGTGGTCATCCGTTACGAAGGGCCTAAGGGCGGGCCGGGCATGCGGGAAATGCTGGCTCCCACCGCCACCCTGATGGGGCTCGGCCTTGGCGACAGCGTGGCCTTGATCACGGACGGACGGTTTTCCGGGGGGACGCGCGGTCCGTGCATCGGCCATGTCTCGCCGGAAGCTGCCGTGGGCGGTCCCATCGCCCTGGTTGAGGACGGCGACCGCATTCGTCTGGACATCCCCAGGCGGAGGCTGGAACTGCTGGTCGAGGATTCGGTATTGGAGAAGCGCCGCGAGAATTGGTGCAGGCCGGAGCCCAAAATCAAGAAGGGTTGGCTGGCCCGTTACGCCGCCGTGGTGACCTCGGCAAATACCG
- the frr gene encoding ribosome recycling factor — MYADVIKSARSAMEKAIEAQKKDLARVRTGRASTNLLDEIRVNYYGTPTPLNQVGTLAVPEARLITIQPWEKNLIPEIEKAILKSDLGLNPASDGSLIRLVIPPLTEERRKEMVKMVRRMCEDTRISIRNLRRDANESLKKLEKDKEISEDELKRGEKEIQELTDQYVKKADEVVAVKEKEIMEI; from the coding sequence ATGTACGCTGATGTTATCAAGAGTGCCCGTAGCGCCATGGAAAAAGCTATCGAGGCACAGAAGAAAGATCTGGCCCGGGTCCGAACCGGACGGGCCAGCACCAACCTTCTCGATGAAATCCGGGTCAATTACTATGGCACCCCCACTCCACTCAACCAGGTCGGTACGCTGGCCGTTCCGGAAGCGAGGCTGATTACCATCCAGCCCTGGGAAAAAAATCTGATTCCGGAAATCGAAAAGGCTATCCTCAAATCCGATCTGGGTCTCAACCCGGCATCCGACGGCAGCCTGATTCGTCTCGTCATTCCCCCTCTGACCGAAGAGCGGCGGAAGGAGATGGTAAAGATGGTGCGGAGGATGTGCGAGGATACCCGAATCTCCATTCGCAATCTTCGCCGGGATGCCAATGAGTCTTTGAAAAAGCTTGAAAAAGACAAGGAAATCAGTGAAGACGAGCTGAAAAGGGGGGAAAAGGAGATCCAGGAACTCACCGATCAGTACGTCAAGAAGGCGGATGAAGTGGTCGCCGTAAAAGAAAAGGAAATCATGGAAATCTGA